A single window of Pectobacterium parmentieri DNA harbors:
- a CDS encoding helix-turn-helix domain-containing protein, which yields MNTRQQHRDIFSQRLKDARLLRGLSQKGLGIAAGIDEFVASARINRYEKGVHEASIETAQQLAETLDVPLAYFYTENDELAEMMLAFLALSPEKRAEVLALVRNDRHA from the coding sequence ATGAATACTCGTCAGCAACATCGTGATATTTTCAGTCAACGTCTCAAGGATGCCCGATTATTAAGGGGGCTGTCTCAGAAAGGGCTGGGCATTGCAGCCGGAATTGATGAGTTCGTGGCAAGCGCCCGAATTAACCGCTATGAGAAAGGCGTCCACGAAGCAAGTATTGAAACTGCTCAGCAGTTGGCAGAAACACTAGACGTACCGCTTGCCTACTTCTATACAGAGAACGATGAGTTAGCCGAAATGATGTTAGCGTTTTTGGCGCTATCACCAGAGAAGAGAGCAGAGGTTTTGGCGTTGGTGAGAAATGATAGACACGCATGA
- a CDS encoding YicC/YloC family endoribonuclease → MIRSMTAYARREIKGNWGSAAWELRSVNQRYLETYLRLPEQFRSLEPVARERIRARLTRGKIECNLRFELDPSAQSALILNEKLAKQLVNAANWVKMQSGEGEINPVDILRWPGVMSAEEQDLDAISTELLQALEGALDDFIAARESEGNALKALIEQRLAGVSAEVIKVRAQMPNVLLWQRERLQSKLEDAQVQLENNRLEQELVLMAQRVDVAEELDRLDAHVKETYKILKKEEAVGRRLDFMMQEFNRESNTLASKSINADVTASAIELKVLIEQMREQIQNIE, encoded by the coding sequence ATGATTCGCAGCATGACCGCTTACGCCCGCCGAGAAATCAAGGGCAACTGGGGAAGCGCAGCCTGGGAACTCCGTTCCGTTAACCAGCGCTATCTGGAAACCTATCTTCGTTTACCGGAACAGTTTCGCAGCCTCGAACCCGTGGCTCGCGAGCGTATCCGCGCCCGTTTAACCCGTGGAAAAATCGAATGCAACCTGCGTTTTGAACTCGACCCCAGTGCGCAAAGCGCGCTGATCCTGAACGAAAAGCTGGCGAAGCAGTTGGTTAATGCTGCCAACTGGGTCAAGATGCAGAGCGGTGAAGGGGAAATCAATCCGGTTGATATTTTGCGCTGGCCGGGCGTGATGTCGGCAGAAGAGCAGGATCTGGACGCCATCAGCACCGAGCTGCTGCAAGCACTGGAAGGCGCGTTGGATGACTTTATCGCCGCTCGTGAAAGCGAAGGCAATGCGCTGAAAGCGCTGATCGAACAGCGTCTGGCTGGCGTTAGCGCTGAGGTCATCAAAGTCCGTGCCCAGATGCCGAATGTCCTGTTATGGCAGCGCGAGCGCCTGCAAAGCAAGCTGGAAGATGCACAGGTACAGTTGGAAAATAACCGTCTGGAACAGGAACTGGTGCTGATGGCGCAGCGCGTCGATGTCGCTGAAGAACTCGACCGTCTCGACGCCCACGTCAAAGAAACCTACAAAATCCTGAAAAAAGAAGAAGCCGTCGGCCGCCGCCTCGACTTCATGATGCAGGAATTCAACCGCGAATCGAACACGCTGGCCTCGAAATCCATCAACGCCGACGTCACCGCTTCAGCCATCGAGTTGAAAGTACTGATTGAGCAAATGCGGGAACAGATTCAGAATATCGAGTAA